The region CAACCAGGAAATCCGCGAACTGGTGATTCTTGGCGTGGTTCGAGCCGAAGACATCGATGCCGACAACACCATCACCCACGACAAGATCGCCGAGCTGCGCATGGCCTATGGCGGCCGCGGCACGCTCAGCGGACTCCAAGCCCCGCGCTGGGGCGCGCAGGTCTGGGACATCCTCTTCCCGTTCTGACCGCGTTTACGGTTTCCCGTTCCAGGATTCCGCCGTTCCCTCGGACCTGGAAAAACTCAAGGCCGGTGCGAGAAATTGCACCGGCCTCTTTTTTCTATCTTGTCATCGCGAACGCAGCGATGTGATCCATGAGAGTGAACTGCTTCGCCCCTACGGAGCTCGCAATAACGGCTTTCGCCGTTTAGTCATCCCGGTGGGTACGCTCCATGCGCTCATGGCGTTCCTGGGCCTCGATCGACAACGTGGCGATGGGTCGCGCCTCCAGCCGGGAAATGGCGATCGGTTCGCCGGTTTCCTCGCAATAGCCGTAGGTCCCCTTCTCGATGCGCTCGAGCGCCTCGTCGATCTTGACGATCAACTTGCGCGCGCGATCGCGGGTGCGCAGCTCGAGCGAGCGGTCGGTTTCGACCGAGGCACGGTCGGCGATGTCCGGCTCGACGATGCCGCCTTCCTGCAACGACTGCAGAGTTTCTTCGGACTCGCGCACCAGTTCGCCGCGCCATTTGAGCAATTTTTGCCGAAAGTATTTGCGCATGCGCGAACTCATGAAGGTTTCGTTTTCCGTCGGTCGATAGCC is a window of Rhodospirillales bacterium DNA encoding:
- the dksA gene encoding RNA polymerase-binding protein DksA — protein: MKKVRSGKARPAPAKKSTARGATRVGVGKKAKRVVLPTGYRPTENETFMSSRMRKYFRQKLLKWRGELVRESEETLQSLQEGGIVEPDIADRASVETDRSLELRTRDRARKLIVKIDEALERIEKGTYGYCEETGEPIAISRLEARPIATLSIEAQERHERMERTHRDD